The Thiomonas sp. FB-Cd genome includes a window with the following:
- a CDS encoding SDR family oxidoreductase: MREFALPEIPPAFDLRESLATPRRWLITGSAGFIGSHLLEHLLRAGQEVVSLDNFATGYQCNLDEVRRIVGQTAWARHRFIEGDIVDPQSCRDACEGVDIVLHQAALGSVPRSIEDPLRTHAVNATGFLNMLVAARDARCARFVFAASSSTYGDHPGLPKVEDRIGNPLSPYAVTKYLDELYAGVFTRTYRMQTVGLRYFNVFGPRQDPNGAYAAVIPNWASRIARGESCFINGDGDTTRDFCYVTNVVQANLRAALVPAEKECHDVFNVAFGEQITLNELHTLLGQELQGLIPGLAVLPPRYRDFRKGDVRHSLADITKARMRLGYAPTHSVRQGLHESMPWYVQQREAEGLPEH, encoded by the coding sequence ATGCGCGAATTCGCTCTGCCCGAAATCCCGCCGGCCTTCGATCTACGGGAATCCTTAGCTACGCCCAGGCGGTGGCTCATCACTGGGTCCGCGGGTTTCATTGGTTCGCACCTTCTCGAACACTTGCTGCGCGCTGGGCAGGAGGTCGTGAGCCTCGATAACTTCGCCACGGGTTACCAATGCAATCTGGATGAGGTGCGCCGCATTGTGGGTCAAACCGCATGGGCACGCCATCGCTTTATCGAGGGCGACATCGTCGACCCGCAAAGCTGCCGCGATGCGTGCGAGGGCGTGGATATTGTGCTGCATCAGGCGGCACTCGGTTCAGTGCCGCGTTCGATCGAAGACCCACTGCGCACTCACGCAGTTAATGCCACGGGTTTTCTCAATATGCTCGTCGCCGCGCGCGACGCCCGCTGCGCTCGATTTGTGTTTGCTGCGTCCAGCTCCACCTACGGTGATCATCCAGGTTTGCCCAAAGTTGAAGATCGCATTGGCAATCCGCTTTCGCCTTATGCCGTCACCAAATATCTGGACGAGCTGTATGCCGGTGTGTTTACGCGCACCTACCGGATGCAGACCGTGGGTCTGCGTTATTTCAATGTATTCGGACCTCGGCAAGATCCGAATGGTGCCTATGCTGCTGTCATTCCCAATTGGGCGAGCCGCATCGCGCGCGGCGAGTCCTGTTTCATTAATGGCGACGGCGACACGACCCGTGATTTTTGCTATGTCACCAATGTGGTGCAAGCTAATTTGCGCGCTGCCCTCGTTCCAGCCGAGAAGGAGTGCCATGATGTGTTCAACGTCGCATTCGGCGAGCAAATCACTCTTAATGAGCTCCACACGTTACTCGGCCAAGAACTGCAGGGCTTGATACCGGGCCTTGCCGTCCTTCCACCCCGATACCGTGACTTTCGCAAGGGTGATGTTCGACATTCGCTGGCCGACATCACGAAGGCCCGCATGCGCTTGGGCTACGCTCCAACCCACAGCGTGCGTCAGGGTTTGCATGAGTCAATGCCGTGGTATGTGCAGCAGCGGGAGGCCGAAGGGCTCCCCGAACACTGA